AAGCTATTGTACTGCCAGTTCTATTCCGTGCTTCATGTATGAGCTTGGCGCTGATGAATGATGACATGTCTGTGCTATCAAACTGTAATGTGATACTAATAATTACAGTGTGTATTTGCTGGTACAATGGGTAACACCTAGTAGGCTGAGGCACTGTATCCTTGAGGCAATATTGCTACTGCAGTATGGTGTTGCCCTCCTCTTCTGTCATTTCTCTGTCTATCCTTGCTCTATTGCAGATTCTGTAATCTGTTAGCTAGTTTGAAATTTAGCTGACACTTCTGTTCAATGTTTTGCATGATAATATGCTTGGATTTGATGGTtgctttgatttaatgcttattaAGATTGAAAGTTGGAACTGGATTACTGGAACTTAAAGGTGTTGCACAAGCAGGCAAATGTTTCTTGCTGATGTGCTCAGTCTGTATCCTAGTTCCTAGCTCTATTGTTGCAAATTCTTTGATTTGCTGCTTTGGTGAAACATAGCTGATAATTATATTAAATCTTTTCCTTGATATTCTTGGATTTGGTTGTTTAAATAGGGGTTGGGATGAATATTTTCTTGTGAATTAGCCAAAAGCTCAAAATGGTTGCTGCACCAGTGTGTCGTATCTTGATTTTCCATGATCTTGTCGTTGTATAACAAAATATAGCCTGCAGCTGTGCTGTGGAATGAAGTGGACAATGCGAATCACATTCTGTAGTACATTATAATTATTGTTCATTGTGCTCCGTAGCATGTGATTTGAACGCTCGAGTTATTGCTCAGACTCAGTGAGCAAAGATGTACATTGTTTGCATTTGTATACTGATGTTCAGCGAGCAAAAACGCTTTATGGTGATCTGATATCTTCTTGGGCTATTAACACGCTTTCTTTTGTATTTTTTGAGCGGGTGATAGTgttgttgaatgagatggctgAATGATGCTTTAAAGAAACTAAAATCCTTAAAAAGAGTCTTCATTGTGAAGCTGGACATTATATCCTTGTAAATGCCTGCATAATTCTGTACGCCACACATGTCTGTACTGGCTTGGGGGCATAATTCAGTAAAATATAGGCAATTTGGCAAAATGAAGTGGACTTCACTTTATAGTGAATTGCCTGTTGCATAATGGTGTCCACAACAATCTTGTTCTTGCGTTGCACATTGAATGGAAACTGAAGTCCTGGGAGCTGGCATTGCATTATTAGTAGTATTAAGTAACATTATTTTTCTTACTAGTGCCCTTTTCTCTTGGCATTTCATATTCCCATACACAATCAGTGGATCTCTCCATTCTGGAATTTTCTGATGACAGTGTTTCTGAAGTCAGGTTGAGTTAAATTATTGCTCGTGGGTCATTAATATCCTGATGATCATTTCAGAGGCAGTACCCAACTGAAGGGCAGCTTgctagtttttttgttgggaaGGCCGAAAGCATTGATGAACTTGGACAATTTGCAGGTACTTATTCCAAACTCCATGTCGTGATCTGCGAGTTTTCCTAATCTGTTGCTGCAACCCAGTTAATACGAGCTAGACCGTCGATCTTCCCACAAGCCGTGTTTGTCATGCTTAATACAAAAATGAAGCACGTCTCAAGCTGTCCTATTATACATAATGACTGACTTAATGACTTCACCTTGTCTCCTTGGTTAACATTTTCATCCATCATATGGATAATCTTCTGTGTCTTAAGTGTTATAGTTTCAATCCTGCACAGGGCCAAGACTTGAAAAATACAGATTACTGAGTTATGGTTTGATGATTCGTAAGTTAGTCAATCAGATGAAGGAGTGTTGCACATCTTGAACATGACTTACAAGTCACAAATCACAAAGAAAAATTCTGAATTGCAAGCTGAGCTTAGGTTCGCctccttttattttattttattttattttatttactaCCTCCAGCACTTCTTCTCCATGATTACCTACACCCCCAGTTATCCTATGTCtgttttcctttgtaacttaaTTGCAGATCATGCGGATCATTTAATGCAAGCATATAATTGCCTTGATtattgatctttttttttcttaggcCACGAGTTAAGACATTATAATCATCTTGGACCCTTGGGACATCACTAAGATACTGCTCTCTCTTAAGTGGCTCAATGGGCAAATGATTCCGTATGCGATTTTTCTAGTATCTGAACAGGAAGATTGAGGGATGGGGCATTGCGTTTCAGGCATTAACTACTATCATCTAGCTGTCATTCTAATCTGTTTAAGATTGGGATGGAACTCGAGTCAAATTTATATCTGAAAAGATTCCCCGAGAATGCAGTATAAATGATGTCCTCACCTGCACCATGCATACAGACATATTACCAAGATTCCTCACATAGCTTCGAAGTAGAAAATATCAACAGAATGGAAGCAAAGGGCGCATCCATTTGGAGTGAGGAATCTGAGATGATTGCTCACCTGCAGTCCATGTTCTGGAACAGCAGCGATGCTGATGTCAGCCTTTCTTCCCCCAACAGTAGCACTAGTTCTTGTATTGAACCTAGCACATTGCCTACTGCCTTGTTCCTTCCATTTAATGAAAAAGAGAGTTATGACACAGCGCCATTGCAGAACGCTGCCACAGATTGGTGCTTTGATCACCAGAGTGAGTCCTTTGGTTCAATTGATACTGCAGTTACTGGTGACAAGAGGGCCCTTCTCATGGAtgagagaaggaagaagagtaACAAGAAACCCCGTATTGTTGCCCCAGTAAGTAATGCCAACACactgaaaaagttttttttcccCACTTCAACTGTTCCAACATTATATTTTATAGAACACGCAGCTGTTTCTGATATTTGTAATGGTGCAATTCATATTAGGTACTGATGACAACTTCAAGTGCTCTTGATGATAAGGCCAATACCGAGCTTATCAATATCAGCAGCTCCTGGTGCTGTAGCTCTGAAGATGATTCTATTGGCGTGTGCGAGGAATCTGTTGTTCTGAAACAAAGTTGCAGTTCTAGAGGTCGTAGTCGGTCCTCGAAGAATTCACAGAGTCTTTACGCAAAGGTTAGAATTACTCTATCTTAATTGCACACTAATCTCtgaatcatttttttttctgatgacTTTTGTCAATTGTCATACTGTTTAAcagaagagaagagagaggattAATGAGAGGTTAAAAACACTGCAGCAGCTAATTCCCAACGGCACCAAAGTAAGCTCTTACTGTTTTATATTTAGTGATCTCTAACTTTTTATACATTTGACAGTAGTGATCATTTGTTTTCCTGCATTTGCAGGTTGACATGAGCACTATGCTGGAGGAGGCAGTTCAGTACGTCAAGTTTCTACAGCTGCAAATAAAGGTTCTTCATCATGTCTCACTTTAGTCAGATCAACCTTATGAAGAAACATTTGCTTACAGTCGAAATTCATGGTTTTAGTTCTCACTCTAAAAAAATACCCAAAAGAAAATCATTACACTTCTGCTAAATTCACAGtactttgaccatttcaaataaACATAAATGTTTATAGTATTTTCAGGATGAGGTCATGGTAACAGAACGAAGGATTTACCAAGTGTCTGATCCAAATTTCAGATATCAATTTAACTTTGGCAATGGATAAAGTTCTACATATTATAGTGTTATAAGAAGGGAACGTATCTAGTGGAAACCACAGActtcgtgaaaacccgtgcaaaccatggcaaaaaatcatctaaattcacaagaaaaattacacatgtagatgatatgatgatacacaatcttgtaaaatatcctatccaaactcgacttcgtttgagagatataaaaataacaaatttctaacaaatcatctggacagcttattggcttgaaatttgttatttttatatctcataaACGAAGTCAAGTTTGGATATGATATTTTAcaaagttgtgtatcatcatatcatcgacatgtgtgatttttcttGTGAATTTAGATGAAGtttttaccgtagtttgcacgGATTTTCACGAAGATTTTGTTTCCACCCGATATAATACATTTTTAATATATGATTAATTGATCATGCTCTAATgtactctctctttttcccaaaCAGCTGTTGAGCTCTGATGAGACATGGATGTACGCTCCTCAACCACTCGAGCATTGATATTAATTTGAATTCTTCTGTGAAGAAATGATGACTATCCAAAAAGAATTGGGCAAACTTATCATTCAGAAGGATTGGACCTGTCAAGTCAAACCCAGTACATGTTGCATCTGTTTTTAGACCTGTAATTAACCCTGACTTTACATAATTCAGTTGCTTCTTGTAAGTAAGAGCAAGAGATTAATTTATGATAAAGTTGGAGCAAGGATCTCCCTTGTCAAATGATGAAATAATGTATCAAAGATTTCTACACAGTTTACGATCATGAGGTCACAGTGGCCTACACACATAGTAAAAGTCTGAACAGCCTTGGTTTAGGCAattcacttttgcaagataatgTTTCCAGCTGTTAAGGGAAAAAAGAGAGATTAACAAAAATTCGAGCTTTAATTTCTATCCTGGTCACCACTAATTAAAAAGGCCTGTTCAGGAGAGGTCTGTGCAAGCAATTTTCAGGATTTAGTTTGAGTTTGAAATAAATCCAATTGATCAGGATCCCAAAATCTGCTATTTGGTAGCTTTATTTTTCGGATGTCATTGCCCAGGTCTCCACATGCTATGTAATTCTGGGGAAACTGCAAACTGTCAGCTCGGAGAACTTCTTTAAAAAACTGCATTTTTTTAAGCACAATGTTCATCAATAATGtaagttttttttaataaaacatGCAACAAGATACCAAACAATGTCATCCATGAAATAGATTGCATTTCCTCTGCTTTTCTCGTCAGTGATACTCAAAAGCTTCTCGTGGATAAGAAGAGTAACCAAAACCTGCAGAAAGCGTCAGGCCAGGACTGAAGTGCTTGTAGCACTATCATATATAGTGGATCATGAGTTGTCATTACTTGTTTGCTGCAATGTATATCACCAAAGTTGCACCAATCATTTGGTGTTGTTACTACTTGCTTTTGCTTCTTTGCCACAAGTAAAGTGGTCCATGTTTGCTGCATAGTTTCCTGTTAAATCTACTTGCTTTGACATGGTTAGGTCTGAAATTTCCCTGTTTCATGAAGAAAAATCAGTTTTGCACATATTGCCTTGTAACATAAAAGCTTGATGTAAGTAAATAATTGCCAATCGCAAGTCTATATTGTTTCCAAGAGGTAACTACTTTGTATTCATTCCCGAAAGATAACTTCTTAacatcaaaaaaagaaaaaaagaaagataacTTCTTTGTTAAGGGACCTAGGACTTTATCCAATTGGTGATGACCTGTCCAATGCATGCTTGTTGTCACCACTATgaaactttatttttttttggttgCGCAACATGAGGCATGCACTAGATAGACACGAACACAACCATTTGTGGGTGCCGAGTGTTAGCACACAAAGGAGACATCTGATTGCCTAACGCGTCATGTCCCTCTTCTTGATTTCACATCTTTATTTATGTGCAGCTTGAAGGCAATCTTGGGCACCTACaaactactccctctgttcttaCTTACACATATCATATTagatttgtcctaagtcaaactttgcaaaaaacagagggagtagtaaCATGCCCAAATCTCCCGAACATATATATTTGTGCAGTTAGCATTTGTCGTTGAGAAATTTTTAGaagttattttaattttttgaaaCACCATCTACTGTTTTTGAAAGAAATTCGGCTTAATGTTTAACTATTTGACATTTACCTGAAATATGCATTTAGCTCTTACCAACAAATATTTTATTAATACATAATTTCTGTGGAACAATATTGATACTATTAGATTTGCAGTAAACATTTCTTTTAGTTACAATTTTGTAGAACACAAATAAAGTATTGATCAAgtaactactccctccatttcaaattataatttgtttgatttttttgatcccaaatttgaccactcgtgtTATTCAAATTTGtgtaaaatatcacttcttttgttgtgactTGATTTTTAATAAAAGTTTTTCAAGAATAACTTAAATTCAACTAtgtttgtataatttttttgaataagacgagcggTCAAGCTTGAGCTCAGAAAAGTcaaatgaattataatttggaacggagtgaCTATTTGTCAAAACCTTGTCCGCACGGAACGAAATACTCTTGTAGAAAAATGAAGAGACTAATTAAGAAAAGTTTCTAACTATGAAGAGAAATACAAGCTTTTGCGGTGATTATTCCCACGCCCTATCAATGGAGCAAGCAATTGTCCCCTTGCAACATCTTGTGGCCTGTGACCTAACAGCATCTTGCATGACCCGGGAAGTTGATTCCAAAACCacgtcatcttcttccttgcaAAACGGCCAAAGGATTTGAAAAGCATCTGCTACCGCTAAGATTCCAAGAAATGAGTGCCCTTTTACACAACGGAGTGCAACTCATCTCGACAGGGAGCCTGCAGGTTCATTGAACCTGCCCACAATTTTTTACCCCGGATTCGGACAGGAGGTGAGAGCACGATTCTTGACCACTTTAACCCTGTTTTTAGAGTTCTCCAAAACGCCCACTTATCCTTTTTCTAGACGCTGACTTGTACGGAACATGAATCTTTACGGCTGGTTTTATTGGAAATACAGGCTGGAGCTACTGGATTTGTTCGTACAAAAACCATGCAAAAAATCAACTAGGAGCTCAGGAATTTCAGAGGGTACATGCACTGTACTGAAACAATTTCAAATCATACTTATTTTGTTTCGTACCAAGTCATGCTAAAAGTCTAAAATGGAGCCCAGTATTTTTAATCGTACAAGAGTTCAAAATATAGGATTTCAGAGTGCAGTTATAAATCTCCGCGTACTGAAAATTCATGAAACAAGTCCACTATAACAAATCAAGATTTTCAATGCGCCCATGCAAAACGTGTTGTGCGTCCGTTACAGCAAAAGGTCGTTCTATGACAAATCCCTATCCGTAGGCGTGCAACTCTAGTGAAAATATGCTAGACATCAAAAATGGTGGAAATTAGTCCAAAATCgtactttgattttttttaaaaaaatgaatctTGAATAGTTCATGCAATCCATGTTTAGTCAGTGTCATTGTGCAGTTGTCTAGCTAGATTCTTTTAGACGTCGATTTTCTATTTGCAGCTTGGACGAATTATATCTACGGTTTGGCCGAAATGAAGAAAATATATGATCATACAGCGTGCAAAAGGAAAGAACTATGGTTTCAGTACGTGGTTTCCCCTATCATTGGCTATATAGATTTCGGGTCAAAAGCTGCACACAACAGCCAATGTTTCCTGACTTTGGGAGGAGTTTCTCCGTCAACAATAAATACTTTCACGGATTTCCCTGTCCATCAGCTGGTAGCTTTCTTTCCGGTGGGATTGGACGGGGCTCAACCTGCCGCGAGACCGTTGAATATTCCTATTCAGCATGCAGCGTGTTAAATAGTTAAAGTTTACCATGTCTTACTGAAAATTGTGATCATgttcaaatgaattcaaattttccacAAATTTTCCACCACAAGAGTATAAGGATTGTAAACTATTATATAGTTATACAATTAATTTGCATTTGTGAAACAACCCTCGTTTCAACCGTCGGTAGCGATGCACTCGTCGACCGAAATGACTTCGTCAATTTCAAGATCTGACGACTCGATCACTCTAGACAGTTACATGGGTGTGAACATCACCGTGTCTACATCTTTATTTCCACGTGtagcaaaataataataataattagcaTTTGATTTTGGTCTAACAGCAATGTAAGTCTGACAGGGTGGTGTACCTTCGCAGAAGCTGACATCTGCGTTCCACGGCCCTATAAATAGcacatctctctccctctctcgtaAACTCGGCCTGACACGTTGGCACGCACATTTGTACACCAAACCgctgcgtgtgtgtgtgtggtaacTGGGTGTATATATAGCGTTCGACGCTGACCAccgaacgccgccgcccagaccaCCGGCGTCCGTGTGACCTTGCCACCATGCTCGCGAGGGCTCCCCCGCGGTCgtgccccggcgccggcgccggcgacgtcgTCGTTCGGTGCCGCCGCGAGGCCGCGCCGAGCAGGACGCCGTGGGCGGTGCCCGGTGGCCACCGACGAGCTGGCGCCAAgctcgtcgcggcggcggccgccggggagaggaggacggcggcggggcaggagccggtggccgcggcggcgccggcggacgggACGAGGCTCGCCAATGGGTCGGCCGTCGCAGGTACGTTGGTGCAGCGATTCGATCGTTTCAAGAACAAGTGATTCCGTTTCTGTAATTTTGGGTACGGTTAAACGTTACTTCTCTTTGCGACTGATTAGCGTTTTAAGTgccattttttaaaaataaactgGAATTACTGCTGTAACCCTGAATTTTTACAGTAATTCCATTTGAAATAGAACAATATTACTCGTGCAGAAATCATGTGAGCAATGTTAAAACCATCTTGCACTCGAGCACTGATAGGATAGCATTGCATTTTcttgaaagaaacaaagaaaataaCGTCAGAATTGGTTGACTAACCATGTGGAACACATGATctatttatatatgtatatctcTATACACCCTACAGTCCTCATCAGTGTAGCCATACGCCCATACCGCATTCGATTGCGATTTTGTCAAATAAATCAACAGAGGGATGTACGGAACAAAAATGATTTGGAGTTCATCACCCTGACAGCTAGCTCAGCTCACTCAGCACACAGTCATGAGTCCTCTGTTCGTCAAAATAAAGAGTTGGTACGGACCGTAAGCAACACATCACAAGATTCAGATAAAGAATCTACAATTCTGGGGATATGTTGCTGATTTTTCTCCCTTTCGTTTTTGTTCTTGAGAGAAACtctctttgtttttttattttctaaaatCTGTCACGAGGCAACAGAAGTACAGAACAATGCATCCATCACCATAGCTGCAGAGTTTTCGTAAAGAGGGGTGAGGGATACGCCGCAAAGTTGTGTTGACAAATGCCAATGGCATCACTGGATAACTCCTAACGATCTTCTCCTCCCTGATGAACTTTCCTTGTGCTGTTTGAGCCTAGGAGACAGAAAAAACTGCACGATTCAGGTCAGGGTCACGGGTTGAGCTTGAGCCTGATGCATTTAATGACTTCCTGAAAATGACTCCGATTTTGATAATTTGGTGCCTTTCTAGAACACAGATGGATAGCTTGGTGATCACTTTCAGAATGGGACAACATGTTCAGATTTTTAGATATATTAGGCTGATTGCTGAATGAGACAGCATGCCAAAGATTGAGATCGATTGGTACCCAGCTCGGTTCTTATGGAATCTGAATTcatgagggaccgaaaccggcgaccagagggggggtgaatgggagccgagcAAAATTTCTTCTGAAAatgatccgtcggcctatatcccaaaatcaccacaagccctcaagagttctaggtgaagtttggaatagctatgaaaGAGCTAAACCATCACAAACAAGCCctagaacgagcgagcgaaaactCAGAGGCAAACGAGAAAATCAGCAGACCTGGCAgacgcagaccggtcagaccgcttacacagaccgatcagaccggtcgggctggaattgaaatcccagaccggtcagaccggtttcaccgaccggtcagaccggtttcaccgACCGGTTACTCCCAACACCCCACAAACAAAGCTTCAAAtgttgaatctcgagcaaacgaagtccaaatccaacgaaacttggaggataccttcacatCTGTCCCGTGAACaaatccccaagagatctctcccaaaagattaaagaatcttgagaattcgggggaaaatcaaagtggattggggttttctcaagaacacaaaaactccaattcgtgagaacttgCGATTCCAGAGGgattggcactaggctagatacataggaatcgtcacaaagagtaCAACAAAGCACGAATTCAAAAGGTTgtctcctccaaacacaaaacacaccaaaagaggagaattcgaacccaaaacgcaagagaggagggagaggacgagaactcagcacacaaaggtgaatctcaaacgaatttcattcattaatctcagaggaattcacctatacaaaggctagagccatccgcccatcatcctacccactaatttgagagattagctaaaccataaccctcttttgcgttggagtccttggccctaacctggagcaggggcaaggagaaggaaaaacgaagaagacacaaaaagactcaagagactcccCCAGCCCGTCGGGCTGGTGGAGGTATTTATACCCAGCTACTGcggctagaccggtcagaccgatccaagggaccggtcagaccggtcgggtctgcagcagccctgTACACGTCCTCAATCAACggtggagtttctttcttcgactcgaagtcttccATGTGATGCCTCCACGTtgacgaagatccggtccgcggttttggagggtc
This genomic interval from Panicum virgatum strain AP13 chromosome 8K, P.virgatum_v5, whole genome shotgun sequence contains the following:
- the LOC120645098 gene encoding transcription factor BHLH133-like isoform X1, producing MMSSPAPCIQTYYQDSSHSFEVENINRMEAKGASIWSEESEMIAHLQSMFWNSSDADVSLSSPNSSTSSCIEPSTLPTALFLPFNEKESYDTAPLQNAATDWCFDHQSESFGSIDTAVTGDKRALLMDERRKKSNKKPRIVAPVLMTTSSALDDKANTELINISSSWCCSSEDDSIGVCEESVVLKQSCSSRGRSRSSKNSQSLYAKKRRERINERLKTLQQLIPNGTKVDMSTMLEEAVQYVKFLQLQIKLLSSDETWMYAPQPLEH
- the LOC120645098 gene encoding transcription factor BHLH133-like isoform X2 produces the protein MDERRKKSNKKPRIVAPVLMTTSSALDDKANTELINISSSWCCSSEDDSIGVCEESVVLKQSCSSRGRSRSSKNSQSLYAKKRRERINERLKTLQQLIPNGTKVDMSTMLEEAVQYVKFLQLQIKLLSSDETWMYAPQPLEH